Genomic segment of Azospirillum brasilense:
GGCGGGGTCCGGCAGGATGTGAAGCAGCATGTAATTGCACGGCCGCTTCAGCTTCCGCCCTTCCATCACGACCTCGTACGGGAAGGACAGGACGGGCGGCTTTCCTTTATCGGCATGGTTCATGAACTGGTCGCCGCGCCGCCGCAAGACATCCAGAAACAGGACCCAACGCTGCATGGCATCGACGCCGTAGTCGACGGCGTCCTGAAACGGGTTGGGAAGGTTGAAAGGGTTGGGGAAAGTCGGCATTGGCCAACCATCAGCACCTTTCCCGGCCGCCGTCTCTTCGACCGGCTTTGCTCCAGCCGGCTTCGCTCCCGTTGACTTTACTGCGGTCCCGTTTTCTGCGGGTTCGACGAAAGGGCCAAGAAAGGGAAATGCCGCGGTCCAGGCGGAAAACCAGCTTGCCAAAGGCTGCTGTTCCGTCAGGGGACGCACCCGCCGATTTTTCATCACATGTCCTCTTTGGCTGTACGCTCCTGCGCCGGCTGTGCGTTCGCTGTGCCGGCAGGATTCTTTTGCATCCGCGAAGACGTTGCGACGCCGGCGCTGCGGATACAGACCCATGCGGATACCGACCCATGATGAGAACGTGAGGGGCCAAGGCGCTGGCTTTAGACACGGGAAATACTGCACCGCATCATCCGCAGCGTTGAAGCATGCAACAGTTGGTACTGTTACCGTATCAGACCGCGTTCCCCTGGTGGGTCATCTCTGGAACACTGCGGCGCCACCGTGTCCCAGAGGGGATTTGGACTTTGGATTTTCCGTGAATAAAATTCGGATTTTTGGAAATCCAACCCAGCGTACTTTTATAAGATATTTATTAATAATCCTTTATGATTTTTTTTCCAATAAGCAATAAGGCGCCCTGTAAGGGGGTAAATTCTGTTCGGTCATCGGTATTTCGAACAGAGAATGCCCCTCTTCACATGACCGATACGGTGGGCGTTACCGTAGCATGACTGCGCTTTGGCTTGGAGGAATGCTACCTTCCAAAGCACAATGCCTTGCGAGTTAAATTCACCCCCCGATCTGTGCACGCCATCCATCCGATCGGCTGTCCATTGATTTCGCATCGGGCCGGCCGGTTCGTCGGGGGAAGCGTCTCCTGTCCCTAAAAATCCGCTTACGAAAAGCCGCCCACAAAAAGCGCTGGGAGCAAACCATGAAACTCCGAACCAAGGTCGCTCTGGCCGTTGCCCTGACGGCGACGGTGATCACCGCCGCGAACGCGCAGATGGGGCCGGCCCCCACGGAAACCAATTTTCAGGTCCGGACCACGGGCGACCTTGTGCGGCTGTGCGAAGCCACGCCAAACGACGCGACCGGCATCGCGGCGCTCCATTTCTGCCACGGCTTCGCCGTCGGCGCCTATCAATACCATCAGGTCGTGACGGCCGCCGAAGGCAAGCGTCAACTGGTGTGCGCGCCGACGCCACCGCCGTCGCGCAACGACGCCGTTTCCGCTTTCGTCACCTGGGCAAAGCAGAATCCCAAGCTGATGGATACGCCGCCGGTGGATGGGCTGTTCCGCTTCCTGTCCCAACGCTATCCCTGCCGCGCCTGATCCCGCCGGCATCCGCTTCCTCCGCCGCGGTCCACGGCCTTCGATCAAAGGCCAACCAGGATGGGAAAAATCATGAAACCCACACAAATCCTCCGCGTCGCCGTCGTCGCGCTTCCCCTTGCGGCGTGCGCCGACATGTCACCGACCCAGCAACGCGCGCTCACCGGCACGACCGGAGGCGCTGCCGGCGGAGCACTGATCGGCGCCATCGCCGGCAACGCCGGCATGGGTGCGGCCATCGGCGCCGGTGCCGGTCTGGCCGGCGGTCTGCTCTACGACTATCACAAGCGGACCGAGGCCTCGGCCTACCAGCGCGGCGTCCAGCAGGGGTCCACCCAGCGAAGCGGCACCCAGTGACCCGCGGCGGTCATGCGCTGACAGGAACGTTCTCGCCATGCCGCCGATGCCGCTGGATGGCGGCCGAGTCCTCGTCACGGGCATCGCCGACGACCGCGTAAACGACGATTGCGCAGCTTGGCCAGCCGTTGTCATGCCGTAACGTTGTCATGCCGCAACGTGGCTGGCATTCTGATGGCGATGATACCGTTCCTGGCGCATGAACCGCGATCCTGTGAGCAGACCGTTGCCGCTGCGGCGGTTGTTCGCGACATTCTCGGTGCCGCCGCCTCAGCCGCGTATCTCTACGGATCGGCAGTCGCGGGCGGCCTGCGCCCGAACAGCGATCTCGACATCCTAGTCGTCACTGAGCGATCGCTGTCCGACGATGAGCGCGTCGCGATCATCCGTCAGCTTTTGCCGATCTCGGGAAGCGCCGCCATCGGCGGGCCCGGCCGCCCCATTGAACTCACCATTCTCGCCCGCCCAGCCCTGATCCCATGGCGCCACCCCGGCTGCCTCGAGCTTCAGTATGGCGAATGGATGCGCACCGAGTTCGAGCGGGGCGGCATGCCCGAATGGCCGTGCCGGGATCCCGACGTCGCCGTCCTGATCGAGACGGCCCGCCGCGGAGCCCTGCCGCTCTTCGGCCCGCCCGTCGACTCCGTCCTCGATCCGGTGCCGCGCACGGATCTCGTCCGGGCCATGGTGGACATGGTGCCGATCCTAATTCCAGGCATCGAAGAAGGGGACGACAGACGAAACGGGCTGCTGACCCTGGCGCGCATCTGGACGACGCTCACGACCGGCAAGATCCTCCCGAAGGATCAAGCCGCCGATTGGGCGCTCGCGCGTCTGCCCGAGGAGCACCGGCGCGTTCTGGCGCACGCCCGGGCGGCCTATCTCGGCGAGGAGCGGGAGGATTGGAACGATCTCGCGTCGGGGGTGCGACCGCATGTTGACCACGTCATCGCACGCATCCGGACCCTGACGGCTGGAACATCGCCAGAGTGACTGATCGGCCGGCTGACAAGGCGGGTGCGCCTGCGCCATGACCACGCCTGGGGCGGTCAATAACCGGGAGGCGGGGTGACGGTGACGTAGGTGACGCTTCCGTCCACATAGCTGCGATTGTACCAGGTTCCGCCGCAGCCGTAATAGCTGACGCCGCCGTACGGCACGACGGTGGGCGTGCAGGGAAGCACCGTCACATAAGTGGGCCTCGCCGTGGCGGCGCCGGCGATGTAGCCGGCGGTCGCTCCAACCGCCGCACCCGCAAGAGCCCACCCCCAATCGTCGTCATCGTCGTAGTAATGATGACCGTCCCAATCGTTGGCGATGTTTTGCGCCGCGTAGGCCCGCGATTCCGTGCGCTCGGTCTGGCCTTGCTGGCGGGCTTCCGTACGTTCGGTCTGGCCCTGCTGGCGCTGCCCCTGCCGCTCGGTCCGCTCCTGCTGGCCCGAAGTGCGCGTGTCGGCCCGGGACTCCGTGCGCGTCTGCTTCGTCTCGGCGCGCTGCGCGGACCGTTCCGTAGCACCGGACTGCCGGGACGCCGTCTGCGCGGAGGCCGTCCGCTGGCTCGACCGCTCGGTGGCGCCGGCCTGACGGGCTCCCACTCCCGCCGTGGATCGTCCCGCCGAGGAGCGTTGAGCGGAAAAGCCGCCACCTGCCGCCGGACCGGACCGGGAGAAGCCTCCGCCACCCCCTCCTCGGCCGCCGCCCCCTCCCCCTCCCCCTCCGCCTCCGCCTCCGCGACCGCCGCCGCGGGCATAGGCATCCGCGACCGATCCGGCCACCAGCAGCAGGGATGCGGCGATGGAAAAGGCAATTCGTGAAGTTGGCGTGTTCATTTCGGCGCTCCTTCCGAACTGCCGGCCGAACCGCCGGCGGCGTTGCGGCGGACACGGATCATGACCGGAATGCGTTCCGCGCCGTCCGGAGGATGGAAGGCGAGTTGCGCCGGCTGGACGTCCGGATTGAGGTTCCAATCGGAGAATTCGGCCCGGTATTGCGGCTCGCCCTCGTCGCCCTTGTAGGTGATGGTCACGCGCTCGGGCAGCGGCGGGCCTTCGGTGGCGATCCAGATCTGGAAGTCGACATCCTCGGTGCGCCCCGCCAGGTGATCGGTCGGCACCGCCGTGAGCATGTCCCGCTCCACATAGTCGAGCGTCTGAAGGCGTTGCTCCAGTTCATCCGGCAGCGTGCTGACCAGCAGCAGCGCCAGCGGCAGCCGCACCTGAAGATCCTGGACCAGATAGCGCACGGCGTCGTCGATGGTGCCGGCCCGTTCGATCTGGGCATAAACGTTCTCATCCGCGTTGAACACGGAGATCGCCTTGCCGTCGAACGTCACCAGCGACCGTTTCCCGTCGCTCTCCTGCGCTTCGACCCGCAGCCCGTCGGGGCGGTTCAGGGTGAGGGCGCGCCGCTCGCCGAACGTGATCTTCTCCCCCGTGTCCTGAACCACGTCGTAGCTGGCCCGGATGGTCACGGTGAAGCGCTGGGTCTGGGCGAGCGTGTCGGCCATGCGCGTCAGGACGGTCATCGCCTCGTCGTCGATCGGCGAGTCATCCGGCTCGTCCTGCTCGACCGCTTGCGGCGGGCTGTCGGACGGCGGCGCCTCGGTCCCGAAGGCCGGCCCGACCAGGGCGAAAACGCAGAGCGCCGAGCACAGTGCCGACCGTATCAGCCACCTGGGTCCGTTCATCGACATCCCTCCTGCCCCGCCTCCTGTCCCGAACGCTGCGCCGGCGGCATTGATGAGGGGCCTGGAGTCATTGAGCCGCGTGGAACGGAACCATTGAAAGTAGCAGCCACGGTCGATGCAGGCCGCTACGGTATCGCTGTCCCGAATTGCCGGTGCGCCCGGAGCCGGTCGAGTCCCTGTTGGGCGGACCACGGTGATTGCGCCAAGTACGCAACCGTAACATCCATTACGGTAACCGAGACCGCGGAAGCCGTCCGATGCTTACGCTCGTCACCGGGCCGGGCGCGTTCTGAACAGCTGGTCCAACGGCAGGGATCAGCGAAATCCAGGCTACCGTAGAATACTCGTCAAAGACAGCGTCCCAGGCTACAGGACTTGGCTGTGGACAACAACGCACCACACCGGACAGCCCCAGATCCGCACCCCAATTTCGCGCTTCGAAGACGGCGCTGGGATATGCCGGGCAAAACAGGAGGACAGCATGAAGCGTCGTGCAACCTTGCCAACGGCCACCGCCACCGCAGTGGGCATCCTCTGCGGTGTATTCCTGGTGCCGGGCACCGTTCCGCACCCGGCGTCGGCGCAGGACAGGCCCGTTCTGACGAACGTCATTCCGGAAAGTGCCGCCGTCACGCTCCACGCGAAAATCACGGCCATCGACGCGGCCAAGCGGAAGGTCACGCTGACCGGACGGTCGGGCACGCCGGTCACCGTCATGGCCGGGCCGGCGGTCCGGTTGGAAATGCTGAAGGTGGGAGACACCGTCGACGCGCAGTTCTACCGCTCCGTGGCCTTCATGGTGTCCCAACCCGGTGCGCCCGTGCCCGAGGACGAGATCCAGCAGACGGTCGCGCGCTCGGTCGAGGCGCCGGGCGGCATCGGGGTGCAGGTGACGCGGCTGAGCGGGCTGGTCGTCGGCATCGACCTCGGCGCGAACAGCATCGACCTCGTCAATCCCAATGGCGGCGAGGTCTACACCGTCAACGTGACGGACCCCGCCCGTCAGGCGAAGCTTCCCTCGCTGAAGGTCGGCGACACGATCACCGCCGTCGTCAGCGAAGCCCTCGCGGTGTCGATCGAGCCGGCGCGCAAGAGCTGGTTCTGAACGGCGGTCCTCGCGCACGCAGTCGAAGGGGCGGAGCCAAGAAGCACGGGCGGAGGGCATGGGAGTGCACGCAAGCCAGGATGCCCGGCCAGTGGCGACGGGCGGCGCAGGAGCCTGCGGGATGAGGCGCCCGCCCCTTCCGAGGGGCTTCGCCGTCGCGGTCCTGCTGGTCTGGACGATTCTTGCCGGAGGATGCGCGACGGCGGTCAGCGTCGAACGCGTGGACCACGGCACCGTCCATCAGCAGCTTACGCACAACGTCCTGTCGGCGCACGCGCTCAGCGATCCGACCCACAACGTGCTGCGCCGGTGGTCCCTGACGGACCGCTTCCTGACGCAGCCGGAGAACGCCATGGCCGACCTCCGCGCGCTGGTCACGCAGGGGCATGGCGGCGCCGACGAGATCTTCGCCTTGGCCGAGATGTCGTTTCTGCACGCCGAGGAGCAGGGAGGGCGGCCCTATTATCTGGCGTCCGCCCTCTACGCCTACGCGTTTCTCTTTCCGGGAGGACTGGACCAGCCGCCCAGCCCCTACGATCCCCGGTTCCGGCTGGCCACCGATCTGTACAACCGTGGCTTGACCTCCGGGCTGGCGACGGAGGACCGAACCGGCATCGCCATTCGGGAGGCCCGCCACCCGCTGCCGTTCGGTGAGTTGGACGTGGCCTTCGATTCTCGGGAACTGGTGTGGGGCGGGCGCCAGCTGACCGGCTTCTTTCCGGTCGCCGAGTTGCAGGTTCACGGCCTCGACGCCCGCTATCGCCAACCCGGCATCGGCGCCCCCTTGGCGGCGGGAACCACGCAGAGCACCCTGGCGAAGGGCTTCCAGGTCGCCCCGCGCGTCAAGACGCCCGTGACCGCGCTGCTGCGCATCCCCGATCCCCGGCACCAGATCATGAGCGGGCAGGTGCGCGCGCAACTCGAACTCTATCCCTCATCCGACACCGAAGCGGTGCTGATCGACCGCCAACCGGTGCCGCTGGAGGTCGAGCACACCGCCACGCTGGCCTACATGCTGGACGGCATGCCGGTCTGGGAATTCGAGTTCGGCGGCTTCCTGCGCGGCGGTCTGCTGGATAAGTTGCCGTCCCGCCTGGTCGCGCTGGAACCATTCCGGTCCGGCCGCATTCCCGTCGTCTTCGTTCACGGAACGGCATCGAGCCCGGTGCGCTGGGCCGAGATGCTGAACGATCTGAGGAGCGACCCGCGCATCCGCGACCGCTTTCAGTTCTGGTTCTTCAGCTACGAGACGGGCAATCCCGTTCCCTATTCCGCATTGTTGCTGCGTGATTCGCTGCAGGAGGCGGTGTCCACCCTGGACCCGTCCGGGCGGGAACCGGCGCTGCACGAGATGGTCGTCATCGGGCACAGCCAGGGTGGCCTGCTGACCAAGTTGACGGCGGTGGACACGGGCGCCCGACTGTGGAACACGGCGTTTCGCAAGCCGCCCGACCAGCTTCAGCTCGACCCGGAAACGCGCGACCTGCTGACGCGCGCCCTGTTCATAAAGCCGGTTCCGTCGGTCAAGCGCCTCGTCTTCATCGCCACGCCACATGGCGGCAGCTACGTCGCCGGCAACCGGATCAGCCAGTTCGTCGCAAGTTTGGTGCGGCTGCCGGGACGCCTGCTGAGAGTGAGTACGGAAATCGGCAAGCTGGACGACGCCAGCACCACACTTGCCGGACAGACGGGGTTTGGCAGCGTCCATGCCATGACGCCCGGCAGCCTGCTGGTCCAGACCCTGGCGCGCACGCCCATCGCCGCGGGGGTCAAGGCGCACTCGATCATCGCTGTGCGCGGCGACGGGCCGGTCGAAACCGGTGACGACGGCGTCGTGGAGTACAAGAGCGCCCACATCGACGGGGTCGAGTCCGAGTATATCGTGCGTTCCGGGCACTCGACGCAGTCCGACCCGCGCACGATCGAGGAGGTGCGCCGCATCCTTCTCCTCCATTGGGAGGAATCCTGTACGAAACGCAACGAGTGCGGACCACCGGGCACCGGCGCCCCCCGCATCGCGAGCCGGACCCGTTGACGGTGGCTCCCATGATGGGCTTGGCATGATGGGCCTGGGACGCGCCGTTTCCGCTCTCATCCTGTCCAGCGCCCTGCTGTGCTCCGCGCCTTCGCGGGCGGACCTGCGGGCGGATGAGGCGCCATGGCTGCCCGTCTCGCAGGTCATGGCCGAACTGGCCCGGAACCCCGAGTTCGTGGAAGCC
This window contains:
- a CDS encoding esterase/lipase family protein; translated protein: MRRPPLPRGFAVAVLLVWTILAGGCATAVSVERVDHGTVHQQLTHNVLSAHALSDPTHNVLRRWSLTDRFLTQPENAMADLRALVTQGHGGADEIFALAEMSFLHAEEQGGRPYYLASALYAYAFLFPGGLDQPPSPYDPRFRLATDLYNRGLTSGLATEDRTGIAIREARHPLPFGELDVAFDSRELVWGGRQLTGFFPVAELQVHGLDARYRQPGIGAPLAAGTTQSTLAKGFQVAPRVKTPVTALLRIPDPRHQIMSGQVRAQLELYPSSDTEAVLIDRQPVPLEVEHTATLAYMLDGMPVWEFEFGGFLRGGLLDKLPSRLVALEPFRSGRIPVVFVHGTASSPVRWAEMLNDLRSDPRIRDRFQFWFFSYETGNPVPYSALLLRDSLQEAVSTLDPSGREPALHEMVVIGHSQGGLLTKLTAVDTGARLWNTAFRKPPDQLQLDPETRDLLTRALFIKPVPSVKRLVFIATPHGGSYVAGNRISQFVASLVRLPGRLLRVSTEIGKLDDASTTLAGQTGFGSVHAMTPGSLLVQTLARTPIAAGVKAHSIIAVRGDGPVETGDDGVVEYKSAHIDGVESEYIVRSGHSTQSDPRTIEEVRRILLLHWEESCTKRNECGPPGTGAPRIASRTR
- a CDS encoding glycine zipper family protein — encoded protein: MKPTQILRVAVVALPLAACADMSPTQQRALTGTTGGAAGGALIGAIAGNAGMGAAIGAGAGLAGGLLYDYHKRTEASAYQRGVQQGSTQRSGTQ
- a CDS encoding DUF2092 domain-containing protein; its protein translation is MNGPRWLIRSALCSALCVFALVGPAFGTEAPPSDSPPQAVEQDEPDDSPIDDEAMTVLTRMADTLAQTQRFTVTIRASYDVVQDTGEKITFGERRALTLNRPDGLRVEAQESDGKRSLVTFDGKAISVFNADENVYAQIERAGTIDDAVRYLVQDLQVRLPLALLLVSTLPDELEQRLQTLDYVERDMLTAVPTDHLAGRTEDVDFQIWIATEGPPLPERVTITYKGDEGEPQYRAEFSDWNLNPDVQPAQLAFHPPDGAERIPVMIRVRRNAAGGSAGSSEGAPK
- a CDS encoding Rap1a/Tai family immunity protein codes for the protein MKLRTKVALAVALTATVITAANAQMGPAPTETNFQVRTTGDLVRLCEATPNDATGIAALHFCHGFAVGAYQYHQVVTAAEGKRQLVCAPTPPPSRNDAVSAFVTWAKQNPKLMDTPPVDGLFRFLSQRYPCRA
- a CDS encoding aminoglycoside adenylyltransferase family protein, with the protein product MAGILMAMIPFLAHEPRSCEQTVAAAAVVRDILGAAASAAYLYGSAVAGGLRPNSDLDILVVTERSLSDDERVAIIRQLLPISGSAAIGGPGRPIELTILARPALIPWRHPGCLELQYGEWMRTEFERGGMPEWPCRDPDVAVLIETARRGALPLFGPPVDSVLDPVPRTDLVRAMVDMVPILIPGIEEGDDRRNGLLTLARIWTTLTTGKILPKDQAADWALARLPEEHRRVLAHARAAYLGEEREDWNDLASGVRPHVDHVIARIRTLTAGTSPE